The sequence CTTTACTTGACCTTGATTCGATAAACCATTCATGTTCATCAGATGTATGATTAACCACAAGATCCATCACTATTTTAATATTTCGTTTATGAGATTCTTCTAGTAATTCATCAAAGTCTTCCATGGTACCGAATTCATCCATGATCTCATGATAATCGCGAATATCATAGCCATTATCATCATTAGGTGAATCATAAACAGGGGATAACCAAATCACGTCAATCCCAAGTTTTTTTAAATAGTCAAGCTTTTGAATAATTCCTTGCAAATCGCCAATACCATCACCATTACTATCATGAAAGCTGCGTGGATAAATTTGATAAACAACGCTTTCTTTCCACCAATTTGCCTGTGTCAAAAAAATCATCCTTTCCATAAGGTTAAACGTTTACTATAATGCTAAAAAAGAAAAAGGTAATACGAACCTTTCGTTTTCAAAAAGAATCGAGACGTTATAGACGATAAGATTCGGGCAGCTGTTGAACATCATACAGCTGCACAGAAAAGACCACCATTTATTTATTCGTCTATTGGTTTTTAAACTTTTCGTTAACGCTTTTCACCGATCCTCTTTCGATAATTTTATGTTTCATTGTAAGTGACTCTACTTCTTCCCCCATCATTGATTGGAAAAGTATGTTAGCAGCCTTGTACCCCATTGTTTCAAATTCTTGCGATACGGTGGTCAAAGAAGGGATGAGCATCATCGCAAGTTTTGTATTATCATAACCGATAATTGATAAATCATCCGGAACCATTATGCCTTGAGCATGCGCTTCCGACATGGCACCTGCAGCTAGTTCATCACTTGCAGCAAAAATAGCTGTTGTCTCGGGGTGGTTTTTAATAATGGAGCGAAAAGCAATTTTACCATCATCAAAATAGAAGGCATTATTCCAACAAATTTGGGTGTCTTCACAAGGTAGCCTCGCTTCTTTTAGTGCTTTTTTAAAGCCGTCAATACGCGGAGCACCAGCAATTAAATCATTGGGGTTCCCACTTATCATAGCGAGGCGGGTATGTCCTTGTTCTATTAAGTAACGAGTAGCATCATAAGAAGCCTGGACGTCATTAACTTTTATTTCTGGAATATGATTTATTTCAGTTGTTCCAGACAAAGTTACAAATGGGACATTCATTTGTGTAACAATTCGCTGATAATTGTTTGTCAGTCTTTCATTTGCAAATATAACACCCTCAACCTGCTTTTCATAAAGCAATCGTAAATAATGCTTTGTTTTCTCTTGGTCAGAGGAAGTGTTGCATACAATTACACTCTTTCTAAATGCTTGCGCTGCGGATTCAATACCATGGAGCAGTTCTGCACTAACCATTGCGGATACTTCAGGGAATAAGACGCCAATCGATCCGCTTTCATTATTGATCAAACCTCTTGCAATAGCATTTGGATAGTATCCCATTCGTTCAATCGTTTGCATTACATGCTGCTTTGTTTTTTCAGAATAGCCTTTTCCCGTTTCATTTAAAATTCGGGAAACGGTTGCAATAGAAACATTAGCCTCTTTTGCAACATCTTTTATCGTTGATTTCTTCATACTATCTTCCTTAGAGTAAACGTTTACTCCATATTATCTGGTTATG is a genomic window of Virgibacillus proomii containing:
- a CDS encoding LacI family DNA-binding transcriptional regulator produces the protein MKKSTIKDVAKEANVSIATVSRILNETGKGYSEKTKQHVMQTIERMGYYPNAIARGLINNESGSIGVLFPEVSAMVSAELLHGIESAAQAFRKSVIVCNTSSDQEKTKHYLRLLYEKQVEGVIFANERLTNNYQRIVTQMNVPFVTLSGTTEINHIPEIKVNDVQASYDATRYLIEQGHTRLAMISGNPNDLIAGAPRIDGFKKALKEARLPCEDTQICWNNAFYFDDGKIAFRSIIKNHPETTAIFAASDELAAGAMSEAHAQGIMVPDDLSIIGYDNTKLAMMLIPSLTTVSQEFETMGYKAANILFQSMMGEEVESLTMKHKIIERGSVKSVNEKFKNQ